GGGCCTGCCCGATCTCAATCTCGCGATCTGCGAATGGCTGACGCGACGCTACAAGCTGCCCCAGGGCTTGCTCGATCCGAACATCCACGTCCATCCGACGGCGGGCAGCAAGGAAGGCGTCTACGTCATCTCGACGGTGGCGACGCCGCAGGAGAAGGGCGGGGCCAAGCCGATCGTCGCGTTGCCCAACCCGTTCTACCAGGCCTATCTCGGCGGCGCGGTCCTGTCTGGCGGCGAGCCGCTGCTGGTCAACGCCGAGGCCTCCAACGGCTTCCTGCCGGACTATGAGAGCGTCGACGAGGCGACCTGGCGGCGGATGTCGGTCGTCTATCTCTGCTCGCCGGCCAATCCGCAGGGTGCCATCGCCAGCAAGGACTATCTCAAGAACCTGCTGCGTCTCTGCCGCAAGTACGACACGGTGCTGGCCGTCGACGAGTGCTACGCCGAGATCTACACCGGCGCACCGCCGCCGGGGGCCCTCGAAGCGGCGCTCGAGATCGACGAGACCGCGGGGAAGGACCCGTTCCGCAACCTGGTGGTCTTCCATTCGCTGTCGAAGCGTTCCAACGCTGCCGGCCTGCGCTCGGGCTTCATGGCCGGCGATCCCAGGCTCGTGGCGATGGTGTTGCGCTGGCGCAGCTACGGCGGCCCGCAGATTCCGTTCGCCGTCCAGAAGGCGTCGGCCGCGCTGTGGCGCGAGGAGACGCATCCGGTGCAGACGCGCGAATGGTACGCGAAGAACTTCCGCGTCGCCGAACAGATCCTTCACAACCGCTTTTCCTATTACACGCCGGGCGGCGGCTTCTTCCTCTGGCTCGACGTCGGCAACGGCGAGGAAGCGACGCGCAAGCTCTGGGGCGAGGCCCACGTCAAGGTCCTGCCGGGCGCCTATGCCTGCCGCGAGACCAACGGCATCAACACCTCCCATCGCTACATCCGCGTGGCGCTGGTGCATGACGAGAAGACCACGCGCGAGGGGCTCCAGCGCCTCGCGGCCGTCCTTTAGGGAGCGTTTGCGCGCATGGCCATGCTGAGCCTTTCGTCAGCGTTGCAGCCCCGGACTTCCATCCTGCCGGAAGGCGGGCGCGATTTCCTGCGTCGCCGCATGATGGAGATCGTGGGTGTCGCGACGGCGGGTTTCGGCCTGATGCTGATGATGGCGCTGTTCACCTACAGCCCCGGCGATCCCTCGCTCAATCACGCCACGGCGCGCGCGCCGAACAACCTGCTCGGCCTGCCGGGCGCCTACATCTCGGACCTGCTGCTGCAGACCTTCGGCCTGGCCATCATCCTGGCACCGGTCGCCTTCATCACCTGGGGCGTCCGCATGGTGCGCACGCACCATCTCGGCTTCTTCGGGCTGCGCCTGTCGCTGCTGCTTCTGGCGCTTCTGATGATGAGCGTGGCCTGCGTCGGCCTCGGCGACGTCGGCGGCGCGGCGACGCATGCCGGGCCGGGCGGCCTGGTCGGTCTCGCCCTGGTCGGCCGCTTCCGAGAGCTGGTGCTGACCCATTCGAGCGGCGGTGCGCTCACCCTGATCGAGCCGGTGTGCGCTGCCCTCGCCTTCATCGCGATGGCGCCGGCGCTCGGCATGAACCGCACCGACCTGCCGCTGATCTTCCGCATCCTGCGGGCGCCCTTCCTGTGGACCGTGTTGGGCGTGCGGGCGGCCATCGGCCTGTGGCGCGGCAAGCCGCAGAACCTCGAGGAAGAGAACGAGCCGCCGGCGCCGCATATCGGCTACGCCGAGATTCCGGGCGAGATCGACGCCAGCCAGTACGATCCGGCGCGCTTCGAGAACCGCTATGAGCAGATCCCCGAGGAAGGCACGGCGATGCCGGCGCGCGAGTCGCTGATGGTCGACGCGCCCTATGCGCCGATCGAGCGTCCGGCCGACGACATCCCGGCTGCGCCCGACGGCTTGAGGATGCATTCGCCGGTTCTGGACGAAGCCGCGCCGGCGCGCGCCCAGGAGCGTACCTTCCTCAGCCGCCTCACCGGGGGCCTGCGTATCGAGCCCTTCATGCGCCGCTCCGCGTCGGCCTCCGCGCCCGCCGCAGAGCGCATCGAGCCGGGCTTCGGTGGCCACGAGGCCGCGCCTTCGCCGCAGCAATACCGGCAGCCCGTCGCCGACGAGGAATTCGAGGCGCCGCCGCATGCCGTCGCGCCGCCACCGTCGTCGCCGCCGGCGGTGGTCGAGGAAGAGATCGACGAGCAGGCCGACGAAAATCCCTTCACGCCCGACAATGCCCTCGATCTCGAGCAGCCCGCGGTCGCGGTGGCCCAGCCGGCCGTGAAGATCGTGCCGCGCAAGACGGCCGTGGCGCAGGGCAAGCGGGCTGCCAAGGCCGGCCAGCGCGAACTCGACCTCAGGGCCGGGGAGTACAAGCTGCCGCCGCTCGACATCCTGTCGCTGCCTTCGCGGGTCAACGCCCAGCCCAAGATCGACGAAGAGGCGCTGGAGCAGAATGCGCGCCTGCTCGAAACGGTGCTCGACGATTTCGGCGTGAAGGGCCAGATCGTCAAGGTGCGGCCGGGTCCGGTCGTGACGCTCTACGAACTCGAGCCGGCGCCGGGCACCAAGTCGAGCCGCGTCATCGGCCTTGCCGACGACATTGCCCGCTCGATGAGCGCGGTGTCGGCGCGCGTCGCCACCGTGCCGGGCCGCAACGTCATCGGCATCGAGTTGCCGAACGCCAAGCGCGAGACGGTGTTCCTGCGCGAGCTTCTCTCGACCAAGCACTACGAGGACGGCCGCCTCGCCCTGCCGCTGGCGCTGGGCAAGGACATCGGCGGCGATCCGGTGATCGCCGACCTCGCGCGCATGCCGCATCTGCTGATCGGCGGCACCACCGGCTCGGGCAAGTCGGTGGCGGTCAACACCATGATCCTGTCGCTGCTGTACCGGCTGACGCCGAACCAGTGCCGCTTCATCATGATCGATCCGAAGATGCTGGAACTCAGCGTCTACCAGGACATCCCGCATCTTCTGACGCCCGTCGTCACCGAGCCGCGCAAGGCGATCGTGGCGCTGAAGTGGGTCGTGCGCGAGATGGAAGACCGCTATCGCGCCATGAGCGCGGTCGCGGTGCGCAACATCGCGGGCTACAACGAGAAGCTCCTCGAGACCGCGCGCAAGGGCGGCGTGTTGACCCGCAAGGTTCAGACCGGCATCGATCCCGAGACGCGCAAGCCCACCTTCGAAGACGAGGAGATGGACCTCCGGCCGCTGCCCTTCATCGTCGTTATCATCGACGAGATGGCCGACCTCATGCTGGTCGCCGGCAAGGAAATCGAGGCCACCGTGCAGCGCCTCGCCCAGATGGCGCGCGCCGCCGGCATCCATGTCGTGATGGCCACGCAGCGCCCGTCGGTCGACGTCATCACCGGCACCATCAAGGCCAACTTCCCGACCCGCATCTCCTTCCAGGTCACGTCCAAGATCGACAGCCGCACCATCCTGGGCGAGCAGGGCGGCGAGCAGCTGCTGGGCCAGGGCGACATGCTGTACATGGCCGGCGGCGGCAAGATCGCCCGCGTCCACGGCCCGTTCGTGAGCGACGGCGAGGTCGAGGAAGTGGTCCGCCATCTGCGCGCCCAGGGCGCCCCGGCCTATATCGATTCCGTCACCGACGATCCCGAGTCCGAGGCCGAGGGCTCCGGCCTGCCGGGCGACGGCGAGGAAGGCGAGAGCGACCAGCTCTACGATCAGGCGATCGCCCTGGTCGCCCGCGAGCGCAAATGCAGCACTTCTTTCATCCAGCGCTATCTGCAGATCGGCTATAACAGGGCCGCCCGCATCGTCGAACGCATGGAGCGCGAAGGCGTCGTCAGCTCCGCCAACCATGTCGGCAAGCGCGAAGTCCTGGCCCGCGACATCGACGACCGGGAGCGCTGAGCGCCCGCGCAGAGGGCGAACGAGGAACGATGAGCGAGCAAGCCCAGCCTGGATCCGCCGCGAGGCCGCCCGTTGCGGGTGGCCCGGTTGCGTCAGCCTCGGTGCGCCACCGACGACGCATCCCGTTGGTTTGGATCGTTCCCATCCTGACCGTGCTGATCGCCGCCTGGCTTGCCTGGGACACGTTCTCCAAGCGCGGCCCCGTCATCACGGTGGCCTTCGACACGGCCGCCGGCCTGACGGCGGGCCAGTCGCAGCTCAAGTATCGCAACGTCGTCATGGGCACGGTGAAGTCGATCACCATTCCGCCGGACCTCTCAAAAGTACTGGTGACGATCGAGACCGTGAAGGAAGCCGAGCCGCTTCTCACCGACAAGACGACGTTCTGGGTGGTGAAGCCGCAGCTCTTCGCCGGCAACGTCTCCGGCCTCGAAACCATCCTGTCCGGCTCCTACATCGGCATGCGGCCCTCGACCGACAAGGGAACGCCTACGCGCAGCTTCGTGGGCCAGGAGGATCCGCCGATCCTCCAGGCATCGGTCAAGGGCACGGTCTTCCGGCTCGATACCGCCAGACTGGGTTCGATCAGCCTCGGCGCGCCGATCTTTTTCCGCGATATCGAGGTCGGCACGGTGCTGGGCTGGGACCTGCACGATCTTGCCAGCCGTGTCGCCATCCATGCCTTCGTGCGGG
This DNA window, taken from Reyranella humidisoli, encodes the following:
- a CDS encoding DNA translocase FtsK, which gives rise to MAMLSLSSALQPRTSILPEGGRDFLRRRMMEIVGVATAGFGLMLMMALFTYSPGDPSLNHATARAPNNLLGLPGAYISDLLLQTFGLAIILAPVAFITWGVRMVRTHHLGFFGLRLSLLLLALLMMSVACVGLGDVGGAATHAGPGGLVGLALVGRFRELVLTHSSGGALTLIEPVCAALAFIAMAPALGMNRTDLPLIFRILRAPFLWTVLGVRAAIGLWRGKPQNLEEENEPPAPHIGYAEIPGEIDASQYDPARFENRYEQIPEEGTAMPARESLMVDAPYAPIERPADDIPAAPDGLRMHSPVLDEAAPARAQERTFLSRLTGGLRIEPFMRRSASASAPAAERIEPGFGGHEAAPSPQQYRQPVADEEFEAPPHAVAPPPSSPPAVVEEEIDEQADENPFTPDNALDLEQPAVAVAQPAVKIVPRKTAVAQGKRAAKAGQRELDLRAGEYKLPPLDILSLPSRVNAQPKIDEEALEQNARLLETVLDDFGVKGQIVKVRPGPVVTLYELEPAPGTKSSRVIGLADDIARSMSAVSARVATVPGRNVIGIELPNAKRETVFLRELLSTKHYEDGRLALPLALGKDIGGDPVIADLARMPHLLIGGTTGSGKSVAVNTMILSLLYRLTPNQCRFIMIDPKMLELSVYQDIPHLLTPVVTEPRKAIVALKWVVREMEDRYRAMSAVAVRNIAGYNEKLLETARKGGVLTRKVQTGIDPETRKPTFEDEEMDLRPLPFIVVIIDEMADLMLVAGKEIEATVQRLAQMARAAGIHVVMATQRPSVDVITGTIKANFPTRISFQVTSKIDSRTILGEQGGEQLLGQGDMLYMAGGGKIARVHGPFVSDGEVEEVVRHLRAQGAPAYIDSVTDDPESEAEGSGLPGDGEEGESDQLYDQAIALVARERKCSTSFIQRYLQIGYNRAARIVERMEREGVVSSANHVGKREVLARDIDDRER
- a CDS encoding aminotransferase class I/II-fold pyridoxal phosphate-dependent enzyme gives rise to the protein MLNPRLTETLTDFPFARLNSLIAPITPPAHLSMINMSVGEPQGAMPAFARQIVIDEVDGWNRYPPNQGLPDLNLAICEWLTRRYKLPQGLLDPNIHVHPTAGSKEGVYVISTVATPQEKGGAKPIVALPNPFYQAYLGGAVLSGGEPLLVNAEASNGFLPDYESVDEATWRRMSVVYLCSPANPQGAIASKDYLKNLLRLCRKYDTVLAVDECYAEIYTGAPPPGALEAALEIDETAGKDPFRNLVVFHSLSKRSNAAGLRSGFMAGDPRLVAMVLRWRSYGGPQIPFAVQKASAALWREETHPVQTREWYAKNFRVAEQILHNRFSYYTPGGGFFLWLDVGNGEEATRKLWGEAHVKVLPGAYACRETNGINTSHRYIRVALVHDEKTTREGLQRLAAVL